In the genome of Ostreibacterium oceani, one region contains:
- the fusA gene encoding elongation factor G: MARTTSIEKYRNIGIVAHVDAGKTTTTERVLFYTGLSHKIGEVHDGAATMDWMEQEQERGITITSAATTCFWRGMDAQFPEHRINIIDTPGHVDFTIEVERSLRVLDGAVVVLCASSGVQPQTETVWRQANKYQVPRMVFVNKMDRAGADFFMVVEQLKKRLGANAVPMQIPVGAEDTFRGVIDLIKMKFINWNEADQGMTFTYDEIPADLAEMAEEWRQGLIEAAAESSETLMDKYIEGEALTEDEIKSGLRQRTLDNEIVLCACGSAFKNKGVQAVLDAVIEYMPSPAEVKAIRGEDEQGNEIKCEANDTDPFAALAFKIATDPFVGTLTFVRCYSGILNAGSTVLNSIKQKRERVGRIVQMHANSREEIKEILAGDIAACIGLKDVTTGETLCDMNRPVILERMEFPEPVISIAVEPKTKADQEKMGIALGKLAQEDPSFRVKTDEETGQTIISGMGELHLDIIVDRMRREFNVETSVGAPQVSYRETIREAVNQEGKFVKQSGGRGQYGHVWLKLEPQEPGEGYTFVNEIVGGVVPREYIPAVDKGIQERMQSGVLAGFPVVDVKATLYDGSYHEVDSNEMAFKMAASDAFRQGALKAKAVLLEPIMKVEVVTPEEYMGDVMGDLNRRRGLVQGMEDGAMDKVINAEVPLAEMFGYATSVRSLSQGRASYSMEFLKYSETPANVAEEIIKNSKK, translated from the coding sequence ATGGCACGAACTACTTCGATTGAAAAATACCGAAATATTGGCATTGTTGCGCACGTTGATGCAGGTAAAACGACAACGACAGAGCGCGTATTGTTCTACACTGGATTGTCGCATAAGATTGGTGAAGTCCATGATGGTGCGGCGACGATGGACTGGATGGAACAAGAGCAAGAGCGTGGTATTACCATTACTTCTGCGGCAACGACTTGTTTTTGGCGCGGTATGGATGCCCAATTCCCAGAGCATCGCATTAATATCATAGACACACCAGGACACGTTGACTTTACGATTGAGGTTGAGCGTTCGCTTCGCGTTTTGGATGGCGCGGTGGTTGTCCTTTGTGCGTCTTCTGGTGTTCAGCCCCAGACCGAAACGGTATGGCGCCAAGCCAATAAATACCAAGTCCCACGTATGGTGTTTGTGAATAAAATGGATCGCGCGGGTGCTGACTTTTTTATGGTGGTTGAGCAGCTTAAAAAAAGATTAGGCGCAAACGCGGTACCAATGCAGATTCCTGTTGGTGCGGAAGATACTTTCAGAGGCGTTATTGACCTGATTAAAATGAAGTTCATTAACTGGAATGAAGCCGACCAAGGGATGACCTTTACTTATGATGAAATTCCTGCGGATTTAGCAGAAATGGCAGAGGAGTGGCGTCAAGGTTTAATAGAGGCCGCTGCTGAAAGCTCAGAAACGTTAATGGATAAGTACATCGAAGGCGAAGCATTAACCGAAGATGAAATCAAATCAGGTCTACGCCAGCGGACGTTGGACAATGAAATAGTGCTTTGCGCTTGTGGTTCTGCTTTTAAAAATAAAGGGGTTCAGGCCGTCCTCGATGCGGTGATTGAATACATGCCGTCACCCGCTGAGGTTAAAGCCATTCGTGGTGAAGATGAGCAGGGTAATGAAATTAAGTGTGAGGCAAATGACACGGATCCGTTTGCGGCATTGGCGTTTAAGATTGCAACTGACCCGTTTGTGGGGACGTTGACGTTCGTTCGCTGTTATTCTGGTATATTGAATGCAGGGAGTACCGTGCTGAATTCGATCAAGCAAAAGCGCGAGCGTGTTGGTCGAATCGTGCAGATGCACGCCAACTCACGCGAAGAAATCAAAGAAATTCTTGCTGGCGATATCGCGGCTTGCATCGGTTTGAAAGACGTGACAACGGGTGAGACATTATGTGATATGAATCGCCCTGTGATTTTGGAGCGAATGGAGTTCCCAGAGCCCGTTATTTCGATTGCCGTTGAGCCGAAAACAAAAGCAGACCAAGAAAAGATGGGTATTGCGTTGGGTAAATTGGCCCAAGAAGATCCGTCGTTTCGTGTAAAAACGGACGAAGAAACGGGGCAAACCATTATTTCAGGGATGGGTGAGTTACACTTAGACATCATCGTTGATCGGATGCGACGCGAGTTTAATGTTGAGACAAGCGTTGGTGCGCCACAAGTTTCTTATAGAGAAACGATTCGCGAGGCAGTTAATCAAGAAGGCAAGTTTGTTAAACAATCAGGCGGTCGTGGTCAGTACGGTCATGTGTGGTTAAAGCTTGAGCCACAAGAGCCAGGCGAAGGCTATACCTTCGTTAATGAGATTGTTGGTGGGGTGGTTCCGCGCGAATATATCCCAGCGGTTGATAAAGGAATTCAAGAGCGTATGCAGTCAGGTGTATTGGCGGGCTTCCCTGTTGTCGATGTGAAGGCGACTTTGTATGACGGTTCGTATCACGAAGTTGATTCAAACGAGATGGCCTTTAAGATGGCGGCGTCAGACGCATTCCGTCAAGGCGCGCTGAAGGCAAAAGCCGTGCTACTTGAGCCGATTATGAAGGTTGAAGTCGTGACACCAGAAGAGTACATGGGAGATGTCATGGGTGACTTAAATCGTCGTCGCGGTCTGGTGCAAGGGATGGAAGATGGTGCAATGGATAAAGTCATCAATGCAGAGGTCCCGCTTGCAGAAATGTTCGGTTACGCAACATCCGTTCGCTCGTTGTCTCAGGGTCGAGCCAGTTATTCAATGGAGTTTTTGAAATACTCAGAAACACCAGCCAATGTTGCAGAAGAAATTATCAAAAATTCAAAAAAATAA
- the rpsG gene encoding 30S ribosomal protein S7, with protein MPRRREVPVREILPDPKFGSTVVAKFMNMVMVDGKKSVAEQIVYRALESVVANKGGEPTEVLEKALDNVRPTVEVKSRRVGGATYQVPVEVRAVRQNALAMRWLIEAARKRGEKSMAARLAAELSEALDQRGAAVKKRDDTHKMAEANKAFAHFRW; from the coding sequence ATGCCCAGAAGAAGAGAAGTCCCCGTACGCGAAATTTTGCCAGATCCAAAGTTTGGAAGCACCGTTGTTGCCAAGTTTATGAATATGGTGATGGTTGATGGCAAAAAATCTGTTGCAGAGCAGATTGTTTATCGCGCACTGGAATCAGTGGTTGCCAATAAAGGTGGTGAGCCGACTGAAGTATTGGAGAAGGCGCTGGATAATGTACGTCCAACTGTAGAAGTTAAATCCCGACGGGTTGGTGGTGCAACGTACCAAGTACCTGTCGAAGTCCGTGCGGTTCGCCAAAATGCATTGGCGATGCGCTGGTTGATTGAGGCGGCACGTAAGCGTGGCGAAAAATCAATGGCGGCAAGGCTGGCGGCTGAATTAAGCGAAGCGTTGGATCAGCGTGGGGCAGCGGTTAAAAAGCGTGACGATACGCACAAAATGGCTGAAGCAAACAAAGCCTTTGCTCACTTCCGCTGGTAA
- the rpsL gene encoding 30S ribosomal protein S12 gives MATVNQLVRKPRKTKAEKTSVPALQACPQRRGVCTRVYTTTPKKPNSAARKVARVRLTSNYEVTAYIGGEGHNLQEHSLVLIRGGRVKDLPGVRYHVVRGSLDTAGVNDRKQGRSKYGTKRPKS, from the coding sequence ATGGCAACAGTAAACCAGCTTGTGCGTAAGCCAAGAAAAACCAAAGCAGAAAAGACAAGCGTTCCTGCTTTACAGGCTTGCCCTCAGCGCCGAGGAGTCTGTACTCGCGTCTATACAACGACGCCCAAAAAACCTAACTCAGCAGCGCGTAAGGTCGCCCGTGTTCGGTTAACCAGTAACTATGAAGTCACCGCTTATATTGGTGGCGAAGGCCACAACCTGCAAGAGCACAGCTTGGTGTTGATTCGCGGTGGGCGGGTCAAGGATTTACCAGGTGTTCGTTACCATGTCGTCCGCGGCAGCTTGGATACAGCTGGTGTAAATGACAGAAAACAAGGTCGCTCTAAGTACGGAACGAAGCGACCAAAATCATAA
- the rpoC gene encoding DNA-directed RNA polymerase subunit beta', producing the protein MQDLLNLFKSKDGLDDFDKIRVSLASPEMIRSWSYGEVKKPETINYRTFKPERDGLFCAKIFGPIKDYECLCGKYKRLKHRGVVCEKCGVEVTKAKVRRERMGHIDLATPCAHIWFLKSLPSRIGLLLDKPLKEIESVLYFEAYIVLDPGMTPLSKGQLLTDEAYIDALDNHGDGFVAKMGAEAIQYLLKEMDLSVEVARLREELDDTKSETKIKRFTKRLKIIEGLIASENKPEWMILEVLPILPPDLRPLVPLDSGRFATSDLNDLYRRVINRNNRLRKLLELNAPDIIVRNEKRMLQESVDSLLDNGRRGRAVTGANKRPLKSLAEMIKGKQGRFRQNLLGKRVDYSGRSVIVVGPTLRLHQCGLPKKMALELFKPFVFSKLISYGHANTIKAAKNMVDRSTPEVWDVLEEVIREHPVLLNRAPTLHRLGIQAFEPLLIEGKAIQLHPLVCAAFNADFDGDQMAVHVPLSLEAQIESRALMMSSNNILHPANGEPIIVPSQDVVLGLYYMTRSKINAKGEGMVFANADEVKKAYDMGLVHIQAHIQLRVKTEGEVKRVETTVGRAILRTQLPSELDFKHYNKTLKKKDISNLINLSYRENGLKSTVLLADALLYTGFHYATHSGTSIGIKDMTIPDSKPEIIRAAEDEVKAIQDQYHSGLVTGGERYNKVIDIWSRANDKVAQAMMNKLSVNEVQDRDGNRVEEESFNSVYMMADSGARGSAAQMRQLAGMRGLMAKPDGSIIETPITANFREGLTVAQYFTSTHGARKGLADTALKTANSGYLTRRLVDVSQDLVILDDDCGTSGGVEMTAVVEGSEVVESLGDRVLGRVVAADILHPKTGEVLIDRNTLLDEAAVDTIDAAGVDHVMVRSVITCDSKYGVCAKCYGRDLARGNLVNKGEAIGVIAAQSIGEPGTQLTMRTFHIGGAASRSAAVGSVDTKTTGTIKLTNVKTVQNKDGNWVTTARNGELSVVDAAGHERERYKLQYGAVLMVQDGDSTEPGMMVAKWDPHTRPIVSEASGQVKFIDFEEGVTVQTSTDSETGLTTLTVIEPGQRPTVARDRRPQIQISKGKKAGDALSTYFLPANAIVNLVDGAEVKAGDIISRIPQESGKTGDITGGLPRVADLFEARKPKEPAIMAEATGVISFGKETKGKQRLVITDEDGHTHELLIPKWRQMNVLEGESVVRGETISEGEPDPHDILRLRGIKTLAEFITKEVQDVYRLQGVKINDKHIEVIVKQMLKRVEVVDAGDTQLIAGEQGNLSRVFEENSRVEANGGQPAQYVPILLGITKASLATDSFLSAASFQETTRVLTEAATRGAYDDLRGLKENIVVGRLIPAGTGLAYHESRKAEQHFDESLFVTPAQASEDGAQE; encoded by the coding sequence ATGCAAGATTTGTTAAATTTATTTAAATCAAAAGATGGGCTAGACGATTTCGATAAAATTCGTGTTAGCCTAGCTTCTCCAGAGATGATTCGTTCTTGGTCTTATGGTGAGGTTAAAAAACCAGAAACGATTAATTATCGAACCTTTAAACCCGAACGTGATGGTCTTTTTTGCGCTAAAATTTTTGGTCCTATAAAAGACTACGAATGTCTATGCGGTAAATACAAGCGCTTAAAGCACCGTGGCGTTGTGTGCGAAAAATGTGGTGTCGAAGTGACCAAGGCAAAGGTCAGGCGTGAGCGCATGGGGCATATTGATTTAGCCACACCGTGTGCCCATATTTGGTTTTTGAAATCTTTGCCATCGCGCATTGGGCTGTTGCTGGATAAGCCTTTAAAAGAAATTGAAAGTGTCCTTTATTTTGAGGCCTACATTGTCCTTGATCCGGGTATGACGCCGTTGAGCAAAGGACAGTTGCTGACCGATGAGGCTTACATTGATGCATTGGACAATCATGGCGATGGGTTTGTGGCTAAAATGGGTGCAGAGGCGATTCAATACCTACTCAAAGAAATGGATTTGTCGGTTGAGGTTGCAAGGCTTCGAGAAGAATTGGATGACACCAAATCAGAAACAAAAATTAAACGCTTTACTAAACGTTTGAAAATTATCGAAGGGTTAATTGCCTCAGAGAATAAGCCCGAGTGGATGATTCTGGAGGTCTTGCCTATTTTACCACCTGATTTGCGACCATTGGTGCCGTTAGACTCGGGTCGTTTTGCGACATCTGATCTTAATGATTTGTACCGACGTGTTATTAACCGCAATAACCGTTTGCGGAAATTGCTAGAGTTAAACGCGCCAGATATTATTGTGCGTAATGAAAAACGGATGCTGCAGGAGTCGGTCGATTCATTATTAGATAACGGACGTCGTGGACGTGCGGTCACGGGCGCCAATAAACGGCCACTCAAGTCATTGGCTGAAATGATTAAAGGTAAACAAGGGCGCTTCCGTCAGAACTTGTTAGGTAAGCGCGTTGACTATTCTGGTCGTTCGGTTATCGTGGTTGGACCAACACTGCGGCTACACCAATGTGGCTTACCTAAGAAAATGGCATTAGAGCTATTTAAGCCCTTCGTTTTTTCAAAGCTGATTAGCTATGGTCATGCGAATACGATTAAGGCAGCAAAAAATATGGTTGACCGTTCGACGCCAGAGGTCTGGGACGTGTTGGAAGAGGTAATTCGTGAGCATCCCGTGCTGCTCAACCGAGCGCCCACACTACACCGTTTAGGTATTCAAGCGTTTGAGCCGCTATTGATTGAAGGGAAGGCGATTCAGCTTCACCCATTGGTTTGCGCGGCATTTAACGCGGATTTTGATGGCGACCAAATGGCGGTGCACGTGCCTTTGTCATTAGAGGCGCAGATTGAATCGCGTGCGTTGATGATGTCATCGAATAATATTTTGCACCCAGCCAACGGTGAGCCAATTATCGTGCCATCGCAGGATGTTGTCTTGGGGCTTTATTATATGACACGTTCCAAAATTAACGCAAAAGGCGAAGGGATGGTTTTTGCCAATGCAGATGAGGTCAAAAAGGCCTATGATATGGGGTTAGTGCATATCCAAGCCCATATTCAATTAAGGGTCAAGACAGAAGGCGAAGTAAAACGTGTGGAAACGACCGTAGGCCGTGCAATTCTACGCACTCAGTTACCATCAGAGTTAGATTTTAAACACTATAATAAAACACTTAAGAAAAAAGACATCTCTAACCTCATTAATCTGTCTTATCGGGAAAATGGTTTGAAATCAACCGTGCTGCTAGCAGATGCTTTGCTGTACACTGGCTTCCACTATGCGACGCATTCGGGAACATCTATAGGGATCAAGGATATGACGATTCCTGATAGTAAGCCAGAGATTATCAGAGCCGCCGAAGACGAAGTAAAAGCGATACAAGACCAGTACCATTCTGGCCTAGTGACGGGCGGGGAACGCTATAATAAAGTCATCGATATTTGGTCGCGAGCAAATGACAAAGTTGCCCAAGCGATGATGAATAAACTGTCGGTGAACGAAGTACAAGATCGAGACGGTAACCGTGTCGAGGAAGAATCTTTCAACTCTGTTTACATGATGGCTGACTCAGGCGCACGGGGCTCAGCAGCGCAAATGCGCCAGCTTGCGGGTATGCGTGGACTGATGGCTAAGCCAGATGGCTCAATTATTGAAACGCCGATTACCGCTAATTTCCGCGAAGGGTTAACCGTGGCGCAATACTTTACTTCAACGCACGGTGCTCGGAAAGGGCTTGCAGATACCGCGCTAAAAACAGCGAACTCAGGCTATCTAACAAGACGGCTAGTCGATGTATCCCAAGACTTGGTTATTTTGGATGATGACTGTGGCACGAGTGGTGGCGTGGAGATGACGGCGGTTGTCGAGGGCTCCGAAGTCGTCGAGTCATTGGGCGATCGCGTGCTAGGACGCGTGGTGGCGGCTGATATTTTGCATCCGAAAACGGGTGAAGTCTTAATCGACCGCAACACACTACTGGACGAAGCAGCAGTTGATACCATCGATGCAGCAGGTGTTGATCACGTCATGGTTCGTTCTGTGATTACGTGTGACTCAAAGTACGGTGTCTGTGCTAAGTGCTATGGCCGCGATTTGGCGCGTGGTAACTTAGTCAACAAGGGCGAGGCCATCGGTGTGATTGCGGCACAGTCTATCGGTGAGCCAGGGACACAGTTGACGATGCGGACGTTCCATATCGGGGGGGCAGCATCACGGTCAGCGGCGGTAGGAAGTGTTGACACCAAAACAACGGGAACCATTAAGCTCACTAATGTAAAAACGGTGCAAAACAAAGACGGTAACTGGGTAACGACCGCAAGAAACGGCGAGTTATCGGTTGTTGATGCCGCGGGTCACGAACGTGAACGCTATAAATTGCAGTACGGTGCTGTATTAATGGTCCAGGACGGCGATTCGACTGAGCCAGGCATGATGGTGGCAAAATGGGATCCGCACACGCGTCCTATTGTCTCAGAGGCTAGTGGTCAAGTAAAATTTATTGATTTCGAAGAGGGTGTCACGGTTCAAACCAGCACAGATTCTGAAACGGGTTTAACGACCTTGACGGTGATAGAGCCAGGTCAGCGACCAACAGTTGCCAGAGACAGGCGTCCGCAAATCCAGATTAGCAAAGGCAAAAAAGCAGGCGATGCCTTATCGACCTATTTCTTGCCAGCGAATGCAATTGTCAATTTGGTCGATGGTGCCGAGGTGAAAGCAGGTGATATCATTTCTCGTATTCCTCAGGAATCAGGGAAAACAGGCGACATTACTGGTGGATTGCCGCGAGTGGCTGATTTATTTGAGGCGAGAAAGCCCAAAGAGCCAGCAATTATGGCAGAGGCAACCGGGGTTATTAGTTTCGGGAAAGAGACGAAAGGGAAGCAACGCTTGGTGATAACGGACGAAGACGGTCATACGCATGAGCTGCTGATTCCGAAATGGCGACAAATGAACGTGCTCGAAGGTGAGTCGGTTGTTCGTGGCGAAACGATATCCGAAGGTGAGCCAGATCCGCATGATATTCTGCGCTTAAGAGGAATTAAGACCTTAGCCGAGTTTATTACGAAAGAAGTACAAGACGTCTATCGTTTGCAAGGGGTAAAAATTAACGATAAACACATCGAGGTTATCGTTAAGCAAATGCTTAAGCGTGTCGAAGTTGTCGATGCGGGCGATACACAATTAATCGCGGGTGAGCAAGGCAATTTATCACGGGTATTTGAAGAGAATTCGCGTGTTGAAGCCAACGGCGGACAGCCTGCACAATATGTGCCTATTTTGCTGGGGATAACAAAAGCCTCTTTGGCAACCGATTCATTCTTGTCGGCCGCCTCATTCCAAGAAACAACGCGCGTACTAACAGAAGCAGCGACGCGCGGTGCATATGATGATTTAAGAGGATTAAAGGAAAATATTGTGGTTGGGCGATTAATCCCTGCAGGAACTGGATTGGCTTACCATGAGTCGAGAAAGGCTGAGCAGCACTTCGATGAATCACTATTTGTTACCCCTGCGCAGGCATCCGAGGATGGGGCGCAGGAATAA